CTTGACGTATACCGCCGTCCGGGTGCGATATATTGGGTACGCACCATACCGACGAATCCGACGAATAAGAACAAAAAATATTGCTTCCTTGACATCAACTATTTCACATTCGACTTTAGTCCTGGTGAAACAGAACCGACCTTGGGCACCGGCACAAGCGCATGCTTCATCAGATGTGTTGAAGAAATCCCCTAAGTATTCATTCGGCATAACTAACTCATGCCCCCGGGACTATAGTACTGAAGTCCCGGGGGCATGTGATTTACATTAGCCTTGGTCCGCTACATACCTTTCCGTCGGAGATAATCCTCGCGCTGGTCATCGCCGACAGGTCCGAGGTTGAAGTAATGCGCTTCCGGCGCGGCGATATACAGTCCGCATATGCTTGACGACGGATTCAGTGCCCCCGGCTGTGTCAACGATACCCCTATCTCATCCATACCTGTAAGCACGGCTATACGATGGTTGAGCGACGTGTCGGGGAGCGAATTGTAGCCCATGGCGGGACGTATCCCCTGATATCTCCCCTGCAAAAGCTCCTGAAGCGGCATGTCAGGCTCCTCTGCGGCATACCTCCACAGTTCTCGCCTCACAAGGCGGTGAAGCCATTCCGAGGCAGCCTCGGCAAGACGGTCGGCCAACGCCTGAAGAAGCAATGCGCGATAATCATCCCCCTGCGACCTCAGGACCTCACACTCCTCCCTCACATCAACACTCACTGCAAATGCCCCTATCCAGTCCCCGTCACGGCAAACAAAATCGGCAAGAGCCGGAAATCTGCCGGAGGAATCGGGCTGCTGACGGCGCATTGTAGGTATCCTCACCTCTGTGCCATCAATCTTAGCCACTATATCATCACCCTCCGAACGTGCCTCAACAAGATTGACCACTCCCCTCACCTGCCGGTCGAACGCCCTGATAGCATCAAAGGCATCCCGGGCGAGTGAAAGTGCGGCAGATGCCTTGTCACGCCCTTCATTGCCGGAATGTGCTGTGATATAGCTCTCCCTGCAAGAAGGACAGGAATGCACGTAAAAAGCATCACAGAGGGTAGCCGGGAGCTTCCAGACATTAAGGAACGGACGCCAGTTGACAAGCGGGACAAGCTCCTCCACAGGTATATCCACAACCCTGCGCCCCCTGCATGCAGGCATTGCCGACGGAGCCGCCACACAGGCAGGACGAAGCCGAGCCTCGGCAAGCGGGACAAGCGGATGAGCCGACCTCTGCTCCATATCCGTGCGAAGCAGCCTGGCATTCTCCTTGAGCTCCCTTATATAAGTCTCCCGGGTTGAAGGGTTGAGCAGACGTGAGGCAAGCAGCGGGTTCTGTGCGGCATCCGGGACATGGATCACAGGTCCGTCATACACAGGGTCGATCTTCAGAGCCGTGTGGAGCCCGGAAGTGGTGGCACCACCCACCATAAGCGGTATCGACACCCCTGCACGCCTCAGCTCCCGCGCCACAGTGACCATTTCGTCAAGCGACGGAGTGATAAGCCCCGAGAGGCATATTATGTCAGGACGTTCCCTCAGCGCGGTCTGCACTATGGTCTCAGCCGGCACCATCACTCCGAGGTCGATCACCTCATAGTTGTTGCAGGCAAGCACTATCGACACTATGTTCTTGCCTATGTCATGCACATCACCCTTCACGGTGGCAAACAGTATCTTGCCGGCACTACCCACAACTTTGGATCCCCCACAACTGTTACAGCGGTCGATCTCAGGCTGCAATATAGCCACGGCACTCTTCATGGTGCGTGCCGTCTTGACCACTTGAGGCAGGAACATCTTACCTTCGCCAAACAGCTCGCCTACCCTGTTCATACCCTCCATGAGCGGACCGTCAATGACCGCTACCGGCTTCATGCCTCCGGCTATAGCCTCGGATATATCTCCGGAAAGATGAGCCTGGATACCGTGAACGAGAGAATACACAAGCCTCTCCCCTACAGGCAGTGACCGCCATTCCTCCACGCGCTTCTCCCCTGCCGACTCCCCTCCTTTGGATGAGGGGATGTGGGATGAGGCATAAGCCGCAAGGTCATCGGAAGCTCCCTTACGCCTGCACAGTATCACATCCTCAAGCAAGCTACGCAGCTCAGGCTCAATGTCGGGATAGCTCACCGAAGCGGCAGGGTTTACTATGCCCATATCCATCCCCGCCTTGACAGCGTGATAAAGGAACACCGCATGCATAGCCTCGCGCAGAGGATTATTGCCGCGGAACGCGAACGAGAGGTTGCTCACACCGCCGCTCACTTTCGCGCCCGGCAGATTGTTCTTTATCCACTCCACAGCACGTATGAAGTCAAGCCCGTAACGGTCGTGCTCCTCTATGCCAGTGGCAATGGATAGTATATTGGGGTCGAATATGATATCCTCGGCAGGAAATCCGGCAACCTCCG
The sequence above is drawn from the Duncaniella freteri genome and encodes:
- the metH gene encoding methionine synthase, with protein sequence MRKIRILDGAMGTMIQRRGLCEKDFRGDRFAFWQVDLKGNNDVLCLTRPDVIEDIHRQYVDAGADIISTNTFNANAISLADYSMQDLAREISREGARIARKVADASGREIMVAGSIGPTNKTASMSPDMNDPGMRAVTYDELYDAYTEQIEGLIEGGVDLLLFETVFDTLNLKAGLDAAVSVMRDTGREVPVMLSVTIAGKDGRTFSGQTLEAFIASVSHAPIYSIGLNCSFGPRDIKPWVAELARISPYPVSCHPNAGLPDASGGYSETPGSMAQVMAELVDEGLVNIIGGCCGTTPGHIAAYPAIVEGKSPHIPPAVSRQMRLSGLEMLAVVPERNFINVGERCNVAGSRKFLRLISEGSYDEAIAIARKQVEDGAQIIDINMDDGLLDARHEMCRFLNLLASEPDIARVPVMIDSSKWDVIESALKCTQGKGIVNSISLKEGEEAFLWRARRIRSLGAAVVVMAFDEAGQADVFDRKIEVCSRAYRLLTEVAGFPAEDIIFDPNILSIATGIEEHDRYGLDFIRAVEWIKNNLPGAKVSGGVSNLSFAFRGNNPLREAMHAVFLYHAVKAGMDMGIVNPAASVSYPDIEPELRSLLEDVILCRRKGASDDLAAYASSHIPSSKGGESAGEKRVEEWRSLPVGERLVYSLVHGIQAHLSGDISEAIAGGMKPVAVIDGPLMEGMNRVGELFGEGKMFLPQVVKTARTMKSAVAILQPEIDRCNSCGGSKVVGSAGKILFATVKGDVHDIGKNIVSIVLACNNYEVIDLGVMVPAETIVQTALRERPDIICLSGLITPSLDEMVTVARELRRAGVSIPLMVGGATTSGLHTALKIDPVYDGPVIHVPDAAQNPLLASRLLNPSTRETYIRELKENARLLRTDMEQRSAHPLVPLAEARLRPACVAAPSAMPACRGRRVVDIPVEELVPLVNWRPFLNVWKLPATLCDAFYVHSCPSCRESYITAHSGNEGRDKASAALSLARDAFDAIRAFDRQVRGVVNLVEARSEGDDIVAKIDGTEVRIPTMRRQQPDSSGRFPALADFVCRDGDWIGAFAVSVDVREECEVLRSQGDDYRALLLQALADRLAEAASEWLHRLVRRELWRYAAEEPDMPLQELLQGRYQGIRPAMGYNSLPDTSLNHRIAVLTGMDEIGVSLTQPGALNPSSSICGLYIAAPEAHYFNLGPVGDDQREDYLRRKGM